Proteins from one Anopheles stephensi strain Indian unplaced genomic scaffold, UCI_ANSTEP_V1.0 ucontig31, whole genome shotgun sequence genomic window:
- the LOC118516515 gene encoding ORM1-like protein, with protein sequence MIAGGNGDPNPNSSWLDSRGLWLAYVLGLTIFHLCVLSIPFVQIPCAWTITNLLHNLAHLYFLHLIKGAPWMSTDAGENRKYTHWEQIDCGEQFTSTRKFLTAAPIILFLLTSLYTRNDAEHFTVNLISLVTVLVPKLPQLHGVRLFGINRY encoded by the exons ATGATTGCCGGTGGTAATGGGGATCCAAATCCCAACTCGTCCTGGCTCGATTCGCGTGGTTTGTGGCTTGCGTACGTGCTGGGCTTAACTATCTTTCACCTGTGCGTCCTTTCGATACCGTTCGTGCAGATTCCGTGCGCCTGGACTATTACAAACCTTCTTCACAATCTG GCCCACCTGTACTTCCTGCACTTGATCAAGGGCGCACCGTGGATGAGCACCGATGCGGGCGAAAATCGTAAATACACGCACTGGGAACAGATCGACTGTGGTGAGCAGTTTACGTCGACGAGAAAATTTCTTACCGCCGCTCCAATTATCTT GTTCCTTTTGACGAGTCTCTACACTCGCAACGATGCTGAACATTTTACCGTCAACTTGATCTCACTGGTAACGGTCCTGGTGCCGAAGCTTCCGCAACTGCATGGCGTACGCTTGTTTGGTATTAACCGATACTAA